The Sphingomonas sp. G-3-2-10 DNA window GGCGGCGTGAAGATGTTCAACGCCGATGGCTCGCCTTCGCTGCTGCCGAAGGACAATTTCATCAAGGATGCGAACGGCAACCAGCTGTATATCGTCAGCGCCTCGGATCCGGTGAATACCGGTGCGCTCACGACCTGCCAGATCGGTTATACCGCAACCTCCGGCGGCGCCTGCAGCGGCACCTCGGTCAACGCGATCTACAATATTCCGACCCAGCCGTTCCTCGAGCGTTTCGTCGGCGATTCCGCCCGGCCGCGTCTCGCGATCGGCATCGGGGTGAACTGGAACTCGCCGTTCGGCCCGTTGCGTATCGACCTCTCCAAGGCCCTGCTGACCCAGCCGGGCGACGACCCCAAGCTCTTCACTTTCAACGTAGGGACTCAGTTCTGATGATCACCAAGAAGCTCCTCATCGCGAGCCTGCTCGCCGCGCCCGCGGCGCTGCTGACCGCGGCGCCCGCGGCGGCGCAGGTTCAGGGCATCGCCACCGCCAACCCGATCGTGGCGATCGCCAATTCCAAGGCCTATGCGGCTGCGAGCACGCAGATCGCGGCCACGCACAAGGCAGCGATCGACCAGATCAACGCCCGCCGCGCCGCGCTGGAGAAGGAACTCGAGCCGCTTTACAACCAGATCGACACCAACAAGGACAAGGAAATCTCGGACGCCGAGGCGAATGCCCCGGCCGCCGCACCTGTCATTGCCCGCGTGAAGACCGCGCAGGACAAGGCCCAGGCCGATATCGTCCGCATGAGCACTCCGGTGATCCGCGCCCAGCTCTATGCCCTCGAAAAGGTGCTCGAGAATTACGGTACCGCGCAGACCAACGTCATCAACGCGCGCAAGATCAGCGTGATCCTGCAGCCTTCGGCGTTCCTCTACGCTCCGGAATCGGTCAACGTGACCGGTGCGATCACCGCCGAGCTCGACAAGGTCGTGCCGAGCGTGCCGAGCCAGCCGCCCGCGAACTGGAATCCGTCGCAGGCGACCGTGAACACGCTGGAGCAGATCAGCGAGTATGAGACCCGCCGCGCCCAGGCGCAGCAGGCTCAGCAGCCGCGTCCGGCCGCAGGCGCTCCGGCCCCGGCCGCCGGCCAGCCCGCGCGTCCCGCGCCGCAGACGCCGCCTCCGGGCCGCTGAGCGACGCCGCTGTGAGCGAAGAAGCAAAGACGGAAGGGACCGACATCGGCCCGCTGGACATCCAGCGGGTCATGGCGGCCCTGCCGCATCGTTACCCGCTGCTGCTGGTCGACCGCGTCGAATCGCTGGTCGTCGATCAGCGGATCGTCGCGATCAAGGCGGTGACGATGAACGAGCAGTTCTTCCAGGGACATTTCCCCGGAAGGCCGATCATGCCCGGCGTCCTCCAGGTGGAGGCGCTGGCGCAGGCGGCAGGCGTGCTCGCGGTCGAAAGCCTCGGCCTCGCCGGTTCGGGCAAGCTCGTCTATTTCATGAGTATCGACGGAGTGAAGTTCCGCAAGCCGGTCGAACCCGGCTGCCTGCTCCGCCTCGAAGTCGAGTTCGTCCAGAAGCGCTCGCGCGTCTGCAAGTTCGCCGGCAAGGCGTATCTCGGCGACGACGTGGCGACCGAGTGCGAATTCACCGCCATGATCGCGGACCCGCCGAAATAAGCGCTTCCCTTCCGTCATGCTGAACTTGTTTCAGGGTGACGGACGAGGAGGGGCGGGAGAAGCGCGATGCGCAGCTTTCCCGCAACTTGCACCCCGCGCTGCCCTCTGCTAACCGCGCGCCTCCGCTGCTGGTCGGAACCAGCGGCTATTCAAGGAATTCGACGTGAAGAAAGACACCCATCCCGATTATCACACCATCACGGTGCAGATGACCGACGGCTCGACCTACCAGACCCGCTCGACCTGGGGCAAGGAAGGCGACACGATGCAGCTCGAAATCGATCCGCTCGCGCACCCGGCTTGGACCGGCGGCCGCGGCCAGCTGCTCGACGCGGGCGGCCAGGTTGCGCGCTTCAACAAGCGCTTCGGTGGCCTGAGCCTCGGCAAGAAGTAATCGGATTGGGTGTGGCTTATCGCGCGTCGTTAACGCGCCGTTAGCCACACCCCCGTATTTTTCCCTGATGGTTCAGGGAAAACCCATTGCATTCGCTGCCGAAATCGAACCGGCGCTCGGCCTTGGCCGGCGTCGCTCGATGCGTGCGCCCGTGTCGCTCGACGCAAAGATCGGCCGCGGCGGTCTCGACCGCGCCTTGTGCAAGGTCATCGACCTTTCGCAGCATGGCGCCAAGCTCCAGACCTATTCCGAACTCCGCGCGGGCTCGATGATGTGGCTGACCCTTCCCAAAGTGGGACATTGGGGCGCTCGCGTCGTCTGGGCGCGTGACTTCGAGGCGGGCCTCGAATTCCAGAATCCCCTTAGCGAGGAAGCGTTCGAGGCAATTACCGGGTAATAATCCGGGCGCTCGCGCCGCGCGAACCGCAATATTGCGTTAACCAGATTCCTTAGTCATGTTCCCCGCATCACAGAGGGGGACTGTGAATGCTGGGGCGTTCGCTCGTCTGCGCCATTACGATCCTGATGATCGCAACGCCTGCTGCGGCGGGCGAACGCACCGGCTATACCCCCATACCCGACACGCTGAGCCTGCTGATGCAGGACGATGACGCGACGCATGGCGGCAACGGGATCCGCCTGATGTCCGTTCCGGGGTTCACGCTGGACCAGCGCGTCGTGGCGGGCGGCGCCGAGGCGGATGATCTTGTGGTATTCGACGCGCTGAACCTGTCGTCGTTCCGCTATCTCGCGGTGACGGCCGATGGCATATTGTCCGCAACCGGCACGTGGCGGCTGCCCGAAGTGGCAAGCGGCCGAATCCTGCGGCCGGACGTCAATCCGGCACTGAGCGAAATCCGCGCCGGTTCCGCTCGTGGCCACCGCCGGCGCTCGGCGCTCAGCGCCAGCCTGGAGTTCCGGCTCGACGGGCGCGAGGAGAGCCCGCCGTTCACGCTGGGTGGCGGGGCTGGGACGGTGCTGAACATGGTGCGCAAGCGCTAGGCTTCCACCGGGCGGCAGGGCGCATTAGGCTGTGGCCATGAACCTGCGCCATATCGAGATATTCCACTCCGTCTATGTCAACGGATCGGTCAGCGCCGCGGCGCGGGCGCTCAACGTCTCGCAGCCTTCCGTTTCGAAGATGCTGCGCCACGCCGAATCGCTGCTCGGCTTCCAGCTTTTCCAGCGCACCAATGGCAGGCTGGTGCCGACCGAAGACGCGCATACGCTGTTCACCGAAGTCAGCGAGATCCAGGAACGCGTCTATGCCCTGCGCGAAGCCGGGCGGAACCTGCGCCGCGGATCGGGCGGCACGCTGCGCATCTCGGCGCTGCCGTCGCTGGCGCTGGCCGCGCTGCCCACCGCCGTCGCGCGCTTCATGCGGACGCATCAGGACGTGAAGTTCGATCTGCAGACGGTCCATCACGACGATCTGCTGCGCAAGCTCTACGAACGCGAGACCGATGTCGCGATCGCCTATGAAGTTCCCCCCGCGACGCCGCTGGGCAATCGCTGGCTGGGGGAGGGCGAACTGGTCGTCCTCTATCGCGAAGAGGATATGCCCGATGCCCCGCCGCGCCTCGAGCTGGAGGCGCTGAGGGGCCGCAAGTTCATCAGCGTGGTGGGCAGCGGCCCGATCGGCCAGATTTTCAGCCAGGAACTGGCGCGGCTCGATCTCGAACTCGACGAAGTGGTGTCGGCGCGCACCTTCTACATCGCGACGGCGCTGGTGCGGCAGGGCGTCGGCATGACCGTGGTGGACAGCTTTACCGCACAGGCTTCGCTCAGCCCGGGCCTGTCGATCCGCCCGCTTAAGCCGCAGATCACGTTCGACGTCCACGCAATGTTTCTGCTGAACCGCCCGCCGACCGCGCTTGCCACCGATTTCCTCAAGACGCTCGGGCAGGTGATCAACGTGCCATAACGAAAGGGCATGTTCGGCCTAGCAGAGACTATGCGTATGTTTCCAAGGGCCAAGTTACGTTTGGGGCATATGATCCCGGCACCCTATCTTTTGTATCTCGGTCACAGCACCGATTTCGTAGGCATCAAAACCTCGCGCGGTCTCGCGACCTTCCGTCCGGAGGATTGCGTCGGCGAGTTCCGTCATGACGATTGCCCGCTCACGCTCGATCTGCCGCGCTTGACCATCGAGGAAGGCGCAGCGCGGGGCGCGAAGACCCTCGTACTCGGCATCGCCAATTCGGGCGGGGTGATGGGGGGCGATCTGGTCAACGACGCCGCCGCTGCGCTCGAAGCGGGCATGAACGTCGCCGCCGGTCTGCACCAGCGGCTGCGCGATGTGCCCCGTCTCGCCGATCTGGCGAAGGAACGCGGCCTGCAACTGTTCGACGTTCGCGATCCCCCCGCAGACCTGGTGGTCGGTACGGGCTATGCCCGCGCCGGCCACCGTCTTCTTACGGTGGGCACCGATTGCTCGGTGGGCAAGATGTACGCCACGCTGGCGCTGACCACCGCGCTGCGCGCGCGTGGCGTCAAGGCGGACTTCCGCGCCACCGGGCAGACCGGCATCCTGATCGCGGGCGGCGGGATTCCGATCGACGCGGTGGTCGCCGACTTCATCTCCGGCGGGATCGAAATGCTCGCGCCGGCGCGCGACGATGACGGCTGGGACCTGATCGAAGGACAGGGATCGCTGTTCCACCCGAGCTTCGCCGGTGTCTCGACCGGCCTGCTTCACGGCGCGCAGGCCGAAGCGATCGTGCTGTGCCACGATCCGATGCGCGAAAGCATGCGCGGGCTGAAGAACCGCAAGCTGCCGGGCCTGCAGGAATGCCTCGATGCGAACCTCCAGGTCGCGCGGCTGACCAGCCCCGACGTGCGCGCGGTCGGCGTGTGCCTCAACACGTCCGCGCTGGACCGTGACGAGGCGCTGACCCTGTGCCGCCGGACCGAGGACCAGCTGGGCCTGCCCGCCACCGATCCGATCGCCTTTGGCGCCGACGCCATCATCGACGAGCTGCTATGCCTCGCACCCTCCGCGCGCAGCACGATCGCTTCGCACTGAACCGCCCGTTCCGCATCTCGCGCGGGGTGAAGACCGCCGCGGATGTGGTGACGGTGACGGTCGAGCAGGACGGCCTGCGCGGGCAGGGCGAAGGCGTGCCCTATCCGCGTTATGGCGAGAGCATCGACAGCGCGCTTGCCGAGATCGAAGCGGTACGCGATGCGATCGAGGCCGGCGTGACGCGCGAGCAGATCCAGTCGCTGATGAAACCGGGCGCCGCGCGAAACGCCGTCGATTGCGCCCTGTGGGACCTCGAGGCGCGCCAGTCGGGCCACAGCGTGGCTCAGATCATCGGCGATCCCGAGCCGCAACGGCTGGCCAGCGCGCTGACCGTGGTCATCGACAGCCCCGCCGCAATGGGCGCCGCCGCACGCGAGATCGCAGCCGCGCCGCTGATCAAGGTTAAGGTCGACACCAATTCGCCCGACGAGCAGGTTTCCGCCGTCCGCGCCGCCGCGCCGAACGCGCGACTGATTGTCGATCCCAACGAAAGCTGGGACGAGGGGCTGGTCCGAGCGCTTCAGCCGCTGCTGGTGGCGCTCCGCGTCGATCTGCTCGAGCAGCCGGTGCCGTCAGAGAACGACGCATGGCTGGAAGGCTTCACGCCGGACATTCCGATCTGCGCCGACGAATCCGCGCATGTCGCGGGCGATATCGATCAGCTCGCACGCCGCTATCAGGTGGTGAACGTCAAGCTGGACAAGACCGGCGGCCTCACCGCGGCGCTGTCGCTTGCCGCAGCGGCGCGGTCGCGCGGGCTGGGGCTGATGACCGGCTGCATGGTCAGCTCGTCGCTGTCGATCGCGCCCGCGCTGCACATCGCCCGCATGTCCGACTTCGTGGACCTTGACGGGCCGGTCTGGCTCCGGGAGGATCGGCCGGGCGGGGTTCGCGACGAAGCGGGATATATGTTCCCGCCCTCGCAAGGTTTCTGGGGAACATTATGATTTCGCGCCGCATCTCACTCCTGGTCGGGATCGCGGCGCTGTCGCTCGGGGCCGCGCCGAAGCCGCACCAGATCTATGACGTCGTGATCCTCGGCGGTACGGTTTACACTGGCAGCGACGAAGCCTTTGTCGGCAATATCGGCATCGTTGGCGACAAGATCATGTACGTCGGCACCAGCAACGATCTCCCGGCGAAACGGATCGTCGACGCAAAGGGCATGATCGTCGCTCCCGGCTTCATCGATCCGCATACGCATATGGGGCCGGAACTGGCGTCGAACGACCCGAAAACGCGACTGATCCCGGCCTTTCTGATGCAGGGCGTCACCACTGCGTTCATCGGCAATGACGGCGGCGGATCGCCCGATGTCGGCAAGGTGCTGGCCAGTGCGCAGACCAAACCGGTGGGCATCAACTATGCCGCCTATATCGGCTTCGGCGCGGTGCGTGAGCAAGTGATGGGTGCGGGCGACCGCGCGCCGAACGCGGAAGAACTGGAGAAGATGAAGGGCCTTGTGGGCACCGCGATGTGCCAGGGCTCGCTCGGGCTTTCGACGGGCCTGTTCTACGCGCCGCAAAGCTTCTCCAAGACCGGCGAAGTGGTCGAGCTCTCGAAGGTCGCCGCCGCGCATGGCGGCGTTTACGACAGCCATATCCGTGACGAATCGAGCTACACCGTGGGGCTGGCCGGCGCGATCGAGGAAGTGCTGACCATCGCGCGCGAAGCCAGGATTCCGGCGCATATCGCGCACATCAAGGCGCTGGGCGTCGATGTGCAGGGACAGGCGCCCAAGATCATCGCGATGATCGAAGCGGCGCAGGCATCGGGCCTGACGATCACCGCCGATCAATATCCCTGGTCGGCATCGGGCACGAGCCTGGTCGCATCGCTGATGCCG harbors:
- a CDS encoding OmpH family outer membrane protein, which codes for MITKKLLIASLLAAPAALLTAAPAAAQVQGIATANPIVAIANSKAYAAASTQIAATHKAAIDQINARRAALEKELEPLYNQIDTNKDKEISDAEANAPAAAPVIARVKTAQDKAQADIVRMSTPVIRAQLYALEKVLENYGTAQTNVINARKISVILQPSAFLYAPESVNVTGAITAELDKVVPSVPSQPPANWNPSQATVNTLEQISEYETRRAQAQQAQQPRPAAGAPAPAAGQPARPAPQTPPPGR
- the fabZ gene encoding 3-hydroxyacyl-ACP dehydratase FabZ, which encodes MSEEAKTEGTDIGPLDIQRVMAALPHRYPLLLVDRVESLVVDQRIVAIKAVTMNEQFFQGHFPGRPIMPGVLQVEALAQAAGVLAVESLGLAGSGKLVYFMSIDGVKFRKPVEPGCLLRLEVEFVQKRSRVCKFAGKAYLGDDVATECEFTAMIADPPK
- the rpmE gene encoding 50S ribosomal protein L31 translates to MKKDTHPDYHTITVQMTDGSTYQTRSTWGKEGDTMQLEIDPLAHPAWTGGRGQLLDAGGQVARFNKRFGGLSLGKK
- a CDS encoding PilZ domain-containing protein, which codes for MRAPVSLDAKIGRGGLDRALCKVIDLSQHGAKLQTYSELRAGSMMWLTLPKVGHWGARVVWARDFEAGLEFQNPLSEEAFEAITG
- a CDS encoding LysR family transcriptional regulator, translated to MNLRHIEIFHSVYVNGSVSAAARALNVSQPSVSKMLRHAESLLGFQLFQRTNGRLVPTEDAHTLFTEVSEIQERVYALREAGRNLRRGSGGTLRISALPSLALAALPTAVARFMRTHQDVKFDLQTVHHDDLLRKLYERETDVAIAYEVPPATPLGNRWLGEGELVVLYREEDMPDAPPRLELEALRGRKFISVVGSGPIGQIFSQELARLDLELDEVVSARTFYIATALVRQGVGMTVVDSFTAQASLSPGLSIRPLKPQITFDVHAMFLLNRPPTALATDFLKTLGQVINVP
- the dgcN gene encoding N-acetyltransferase DgcN, producing MIPAPYLLYLGHSTDFVGIKTSRGLATFRPEDCVGEFRHDDCPLTLDLPRLTIEEGAARGAKTLVLGIANSGGVMGGDLVNDAAAALEAGMNVAAGLHQRLRDVPRLADLAKERGLQLFDVRDPPADLVVGTGYARAGHRLLTVGTDCSVGKMYATLALTTALRARGVKADFRATGQTGILIAGGGIPIDAVVADFISGGIEMLAPARDDDGWDLIEGQGSLFHPSFAGVSTGLLHGAQAEAIVLCHDPMRESMRGLKNRKLPGLQECLDANLQVARLTSPDVRAVGVCLNTSALDRDEALTLCRRTEDQLGLPATDPIAFGADAIIDELLCLAPSARSTIASH
- the dgcA gene encoding N-acetyl-D-Glu racemase DgcA, whose product is MPRTLRAQHDRFALNRPFRISRGVKTAADVVTVTVEQDGLRGQGEGVPYPRYGESIDSALAEIEAVRDAIEAGVTREQIQSLMKPGAARNAVDCALWDLEARQSGHSVAQIIGDPEPQRLASALTVVIDSPAAMGAAAREIAAAPLIKVKVDTNSPDEQVSAVRAAAPNARLIVDPNESWDEGLVRALQPLLVALRVDLLEQPVPSENDAWLEGFTPDIPICADESAHVAGDIDQLARRYQVVNVKLDKTGGLTAALSLAAAARSRGLGLMTGCMVSSSLSIAPALHIARMSDFVDLDGPVWLREDRPGGVRDEAGYMFPPSQGFWGTL
- a CDS encoding amidohydrolase family protein, with amino-acid sequence MISRRISLLVGIAALSLGAAPKPHQIYDVVILGGTVYTGSDEAFVGNIGIVGDKIMYVGTSNDLPAKRIVDAKGMIVAPGFIDPHTHMGPELASNDPKTRLIPAFLMQGVTTAFIGNDGGGSPDVGKVLASAQTKPVGINYAAYIGFGAVREQVMGAGDRAPNAEELEKMKGLVGTAMCQGSLGLSTGLFYAPQSFSKTGEVVELSKVAAAHGGVYDSHIRDESSYTVGLAGAIEEVLTIAREARIPAHIAHIKALGVDVQGQAPKIIAMIEAAQASGLTITADQYPWSASGTSLVASLMPLWAQDGGRPALLKRFDDAAQREKLRAGITENLRKRGGAEKLLIVEGKYLNRTLADVAKERNEDPVTAAISVIRIADPGVVSFNQSEGDITAFMKMPWVMTGSDASGGHPRVFGSFARKYAKYVVAENVITLRQFIERSTSLTADTFGLTGRGRIKQGNFADIVVFDPKTYASQATYEQPKLLASGVRTVVVNGVLAVDNGTMTGKAAGRALAHKPTGVCK